A part of Helicobacter himalayensis genomic DNA contains:
- a CDS encoding phosphatidylserine decarboxylase — MNANIQIIAKEGWFGAIVLGVLFLVCVFFEWEVLGVIFLLAFVLWLFMFRNPERIAKNQPKAFHSPVDGIVRHIDILEENICVQIYTRFFDVGVVRAPSDILHASLKKKGGLTLCFADSDKKRMLNTSFSLAWKDKQDFCLEFFPEFFRNSGIYADSNLASGERLGFMKKGVTKIYLPKNAELKVSIGDKVSACNSVIGEL; from the coding sequence ATGAATGCAAATATCCAAATTATTGCAAAAGAAGGTTGGTTTGGCGCGATTGTGTTAGGGGTGCTGTTTTTGGTATGTGTGTTTTTTGAATGGGAAGTTTTGGGCGTGATTTTTTTACTAGCTTTTGTGCTGTGGCTTTTTATGTTTCGCAATCCAGAACGTATCGCAAAAAACCAACCTAAAGCGTTCCATTCCCCAGTAGATGGCATTGTGCGTCATATTGATATTTTAGAAGAAAATATATGTGTGCAGATTTATACACGCTTTTTTGATGTGGGCGTAGTGCGAGCACCTAGCGATATTTTGCACGCTAGCTTAAAGAAAAAAGGCGGACTTACACTTTGCTTTGCGGATTCTGATAAAAAGCGTATGCTAAATACTTCCTTTAGCCTTGCATGGAAAGATAAGCAAGATTTCTGCCTTGAATTTTTTCCAGAATTTTTTAGAAATTCTGGAATCTATGCAGATTCTAATCTTGCAAGTGGCGAGCGTCTAGGCTTTATGAAAAAAGGAGTGACAAAGATCTACTTGCCAAAAAATGCGGAGCTAAAGGTAAGCATAGGCGACAAAGTCAGCGCGTGCAATAGCGTAATAGGAGAGTTATAA
- the pssA gene encoding CDP-diacylglycerol--serine O-phosphatidyltransferase: MKISPLYILPNLFTAGSIFLGILSIMAASKGLYSFACWFIVVSMLLDGLDGRVARITNTSSKFGVEFDSLADIVAFGVAPSILLYFYVGFSFSRIGEVTSAFFVIFGAIRLARFNITTSSEPNFFIGLPIPSAAIFIVLWILVDLEHKIFLECKYLLILGAFIVSILMVSNVRYPSFKKMQWNLKSFIVLLILIGIVLIEPVEVLCALMSLYVLYGVLRWLVLRVRILLKLSS, encoded by the coding sequence ATGAAAATAAGCCCTCTTTATATCCTGCCAAATCTTTTTACCGCAGGGAGCATTTTTCTTGGAATCTTAAGCATAATGGCGGCTTCAAAGGGGCTATATAGCTTTGCTTGCTGGTTTATTGTGGTTTCGATGCTTTTAGATGGGCTAGATGGACGCGTGGCACGAATTACAAATACTTCGAGTAAGTTTGGCGTGGAGTTTGATTCTCTAGCGGATATTGTAGCTTTTGGTGTAGCGCCTTCGATTTTGCTGTATTTTTATGTTGGCTTTAGCTTTTCGCGCATAGGTGAGGTGACTTCTGCATTTTTTGTGATTTTTGGTGCGATTAGACTCGCGCGTTTTAATATCACAACTTCTAGCGAGCCAAACTTTTTCATCGGCTTGCCAATCCCTTCAGCAGCGATTTTTATCGTGTTGTGGATTTTGGTAGATTTAGAACATAAGATTTTTTTAGAATGCAAATATTTGCTTATTTTGGGCGCGTTTATCGTCAGTATCTTAATGGTGAGCAATGTGCGCTATCCGAGCTTTAAGAAAATGCAATGGAATCTAAAGTCCTTCATCGTGTTGCTTATTCTCATAGGAATTGTGCTTATTGAGCCTGTGGAGGTGCTTTGCGCGCTAATGAGCTTATATGTGCTGTATGGGGTTTTGCGTTGGCTTGTATTGAGGGTTAGAATCTTGCTAAAATTAAGCAGTTAG
- the fabD gene encoding ACP S-malonyltransferase — MKNYAFIFPGQGSQAVGMGREFYENFSLAKELFEQASDSLSLDFKSLLFEENENLNLTPYTQPAIFLVSAIALEIFKQECEVLPKIALGHSLGEVSAFSLNGGVSFSNAIKLTHKRGLLMTKACEGQDAGMMVVVGLEDGAVEAFCKERRNEGKKIWCANYNGDGQIVLAGKKSDLASAESALKVLGAKRALLLPMSVASHCPILESILPEFDELLQMLLERDSSVPIVSNASLQTYTTKQDALTRLSSQLTQPVLYKQSIIKVDSEIDGFIEFGHGNVLKGLNKRLSQKPTLNVSNPATLKECIESLQNS, encoded by the coding sequence ATGAAAAATTACGCGTTTATTTTCCCCGGGCAGGGCTCGCAGGCTGTGGGTATGGGGAGAGAATTTTATGAAAACTTCTCTTTGGCAAAGGAGCTTTTCGAGCAGGCTTCAGATTCTCTAAGTTTGGACTTCAAAAGTTTGCTTTTTGAAGAAAATGAGAATCTTAATCTCACGCCTTACACACAACCAGCGATTTTTCTTGTGAGCGCGATTGCGTTAGAGATTTTTAAGCAAGAATGCGAAGTGCTCCCAAAAATTGCGCTTGGGCATTCTTTGGGCGAAGTGAGCGCGTTTAGTCTAAATGGTGGCGTGAGTTTTTCAAATGCGATTAAGCTCACACACAAGCGCGGTTTATTGATGACAAAGGCGTGTGAGGGGCAAGATGCTGGAATGATGGTTGTTGTGGGATTAGAAGATGGTGCTGTTGAGGCATTTTGCAAAGAGCGACGGAATGAGGGTAAAAAAATATGGTGTGCCAACTATAATGGTGATGGACAAATCGTGTTGGCTGGTAAAAAAAGCGATTTGGCAAGCGCTGAAAGCGCGTTGAAAGTCCTTGGTGCTAAACGCGCGCTTTTGCTTCCAATGTCTGTGGCAAGCCACTGCCCGATACTAGAATCTATCTTGCCAGAATTTGACGAGCTTTTGCAAATGCTACTAGAAAGGGATTCTAGCGTGCCGATTGTATCAAATGCGAGCTTGCAAACCTACACAACAAAGCAAGATGCGCTCACACGCCTAAGTAGCCAACTCACCCAACCTGTGCTATATAAGCAGTCAATCATTAAGGTGGATTCTGAAATTGATGGTTTTATTGAATTTGGACACGGCAATGTGCTAAAGGGCTTAAACAAGCGCCTAAGTCAAAAACCAACACTCAATGTTTCAAATCCTGCGACACTTAAAGAATGTATAGAATCTTTGCAAAATTCCTAA
- a CDS encoding 5'-methylthioadenosine/adenosylhomocysteine nucleosidase — protein MKIGIIGAMIEEVTPLVEFFKNQGYKIEEIALGGNVFHKIIIQNDTLYIAYSKIGKVHAAITASVMIARFECERIIFTGVAGGLDSRLKVGDLLIATKLAQHDVDITAFGHPLGFIPESAVYIEADSALNAIAKKVAQKLNKPLMEGIIASGDQFICDESKKQWIIQNFQASAVEMEGASVAVVCNAFKIPFCILRSISDSADGSADVSFDEFLEEAARVSAQFSIEILKELGVKI, from the coding sequence ATGAAAATAGGTATTATTGGGGCGATGATAGAGGAAGTCACGCCACTTGTAGAATTTTTTAAAAATCAAGGCTATAAAATCGAGGAAATCGCACTAGGCGGGAATGTATTTCATAAAATCATCATACAAAATGATACGCTCTATATTGCTTATAGTAAGATTGGCAAGGTGCATGCGGCAATCACGGCAAGTGTGATGATAGCGCGCTTTGAATGCGAGCGCATTATTTTTACGGGCGTGGCTGGTGGGCTAGATTCTAGGCTCAAAGTCGGCGATTTACTCATCGCTACAAAGCTCGCGCAACACGATGTGGATATTACCGCCTTTGGGCATCCGCTAGGATTTATCCCAGAAAGCGCGGTGTATATTGAAGCTGATAGTGCGCTTAATGCCATTGCAAAAAAAGTCGCACAAAAGCTTAATAAACCACTGATGGAAGGAATTATCGCTTCAGGCGATCAATTTATCTGCGATGAGAGCAAAAAGCAGTGGATTATCCAAAACTTCCAAGCAAGCGCGGTTGAGATGGAGGGCGCGAGTGTAGCGGTGGTGTGCAATGCCTTTAAGATTCCTTTTTGTATTTTGCGTTCAATCAGCGATAGTGCCGATGGGAGCGCAGATGTGAGCTTTGATGAGTTTTTAGAAGAAGCAGCCAGAGTGAGTGCGCAGTTTAGCATTGAGATTCTTAAAGAATTGGGGGTGAAAATTTGA
- a CDS encoding SixA phosphatase family protein codes for MNKLESIIFIRHAQSEDRAEFARKHKGCDDSTRPLNKVGKKQSKQIARFMKKYLANPAHKIDKIISSPAKRTLQSIRPLKKRVKIPFETNAKIAPDCGLKAYLELLDSVAECQSVLFVGHQPDIQSCIEYLTNSAQIQVEKGAIIKLQRKAQTQDLQNCFEIALLLPPENL; via the coding sequence TTGAATAAGCTAGAAAGTATTATTTTTATCCGTCACGCGCAGAGTGAGGATAGAGCAGAGTTTGCAAGAAAACATAAGGGGTGTGATGATAGTACGCGTCCGCTTAATAAGGTTGGCAAAAAGCAGAGCAAGCAAATCGCGCGCTTTATGAAAAAATATCTTGCCAATCCTGCGCATAAAATTGATAAAATCATCTCTTCGCCTGCTAAGCGCACATTGCAGAGTATTAGACCGCTTAAAAAGCGTGTGAAAATTCCATTTGAGACAAACGCAAAAATTGCGCCAGATTGTGGGTTAAAAGCCTATCTTGAACTTTTAGATTCTGTTGCAGAATGCCAAAGTGTGCTATTTGTCGGACATCAGCCAGATATACAATCGTGTATAGAATATCTCACAAATAGCGCACAAATCCAAGTGGAAAAAGGTGCGATTATCAAACTGCAACGCAAGGCACAAACGCAGGATTTGCAAAATTGCTTTGAAATCGCACTTCTCCTCCCGCCAGAAAATCTTTAG
- a CDS encoding type II secretion system protein: MRDAFSMLELVFVLIILGVLAAIAIPRFSVTRIDAQIVAIENDINNAISGIQREVFSQNLDPKTLDMTQIFTLANLSPARWIVQGNAITLGKNGAIDSQNACVFVRYNSAQSLLSYEITQKADSTLCTRLFARHPNGGKKIPLNTSNALF; the protein is encoded by the coding sequence ATGCGTGATGCGTTTAGTATGCTAGAACTTGTGTTTGTGTTGATTATTTTAGGTGTGCTTGCAGCCATTGCGATACCTAGATTTTCCGTAACGCGTATAGACGCGCAGATTGTGGCTATCGAAAATGATATAAATAACGCTATTAGCGGGATTCAGCGCGAAGTCTTTTCTCAAAATCTTGACCCAAAAACCCTTGATATGACGCAAATTTTCACCCTTGCAAATCTAAGTCCCGCGCGCTGGATAGTGCAGGGAAACGCCATTACACTTGGTAAAAATGGCGCGATAGATTCTCAAAACGCGTGCGTGTTTGTGCGCTATAACAGCGCGCAAAGTTTGCTAAGCTATGAAATCACGCAAAAGGCAGATTCTACGCTTTGCACGCGTCTTTTTGCGCGTCACCCAAATGGAGGCAAAAAAATCCCGCTCAACACCTCCAACGCACTTTTTTAA
- a CDS encoding isochorismatase family protein → MGENMQTLLNAQKSILVGIDIQERLIDVMCYKQRVLKNANILLQGARILGVKTILSEQYPKGLGKTDSSLKFHVIDDFSTPLDENNENNKNDETPQVRLFEKISFSIFNDSALRNFLQDSQCKSLIFFGIETHICILQSVIMALEMGFEVWLIEDCLSSRNEANHNNALCFMRSQGAKIINTESFLFGFLSQAKGTQFKAISGLIK, encoded by the coding sequence ATGGGAGAAAATATGCAAACTTTACTCAACGCGCAAAAGAGCATACTTGTGGGGATTGATATACAAGAAAGGCTTATTGATGTAATGTGCTATAAGCAAAGGGTGCTGAAAAATGCAAATATTCTCTTGCAGGGCGCGAGAATCTTAGGTGTGAAAACGATTTTAAGCGAGCAATATCCAAAGGGGCTAGGGAAAACTGATAGTAGTTTAAAATTCCACGTGATTGATGATTTTAGCACCCCACTTGACGAAAATAATGAAAATAATAAAAATGATGAAACCCCACAAGTTAGGCTTTTTGAAAAGATTTCTTTTAGTATTTTTAATGACAGCGCACTAAGAAATTTCTTGCAAGATTCTCAATGTAAAAGCCTTATCTTTTTTGGGATTGAGACGCATATATGTATCTTGCAAAGTGTGATAATGGCGCTAGAGATGGGCTTTGAGGTGTGGCTTATTGAAGATTGTCTAAGTTCAAGGAATGAAGCAAACCACAATAACGCACTTTGCTTTATGCGCTCGCAAGGAGCGAAAATCATTAATACCGAGAGTTTTTTATTTGGGTTTTTAAGCCAAGCAAAAGGTACGCAATTTAAGGCTATAAGCGGGCTTATTAAATAA
- a CDS encoding FAD-dependent oxidoreductase, with the protein MKYDCIIIGGGFYGCSLGVFLQKYFDKILIIERENELLMRASFANQARVHGGYHYPRSLLTAYSSMRSFTHFCKDYKEAIVDNFDKYYGIARIGSKTSTKQFYHLFSKMHAPIKPAPKHIKAFFNQRLIEEVFLVRECAFNTAILKQILKHKLFNKNTKCEIRLNTNAQKIWQEGENLALLTQDSTTNNTFKSTFKNSTQFTQSTQSTLYAKYIFNCTYAGLNTLLKNSNLPLLDLKAEITEMALVSIPKELENLSITIMDGAFFSIMPFPALNSHTLSHVRYTPHASWCDKLNINAYDTLATYPKTSNFPYMLADAKRYMPIVGSLEYQDSLFEVKIVRMQNESDDGRPIIFTKDYGFKNFSNILGGKIDNIYDILQSVDSYLSAVHFS; encoded by the coding sequence ATGAAATATGATTGCATTATTATCGGTGGGGGATTTTATGGCTGTTCTCTTGGGGTATTTTTGCAAAAATATTTTGACAAAATTCTTATTATAGAGCGTGAAAATGAACTTTTAATGCGCGCGAGTTTTGCTAATCAAGCGCGCGTGCATGGAGGCTATCACTATCCTCGCAGTTTGCTTACAGCATATAGCTCAATGCGAAGTTTTACACACTTTTGTAAAGATTATAAAGAAGCAATTGTGGATAATTTTGATAAATATTATGGTATAGCGCGCATTGGCTCAAAAACAAGCACAAAGCAGTTTTATCATCTTTTCTCCAAAATGCACGCGCCCATTAAACCAGCACCTAAACATATCAAGGCGTTTTTCAATCAAAGATTGATTGAGGAGGTTTTTTTAGTGCGTGAATGCGCCTTTAATACCGCGATTTTAAAGCAAATTTTAAAACATAAACTTTTTAACAAAAATACCAAATGCGAAATCCGCTTGAATACAAATGCTCAAAAAATATGGCAAGAAGGTGAAAATTTAGCGCTTCTTACACAAGATTCAACCACAAACAACACTTTCAAATCAACTTTTAAAAACTCCACGCAATTCACACAATCTACACAATCCACCCTTTATGCAAAATATATTTTTAATTGCACCTACGCAGGGCTTAATACGCTTTTAAAAAATTCCAACCTTCCACTTTTAGATTTAAAGGCAGAAATCACAGAAATGGCACTTGTTTCAATCCCTAAAGAGTTGGAAAATTTAAGTATCACTATAATGGACGGGGCGTTTTTCTCCATTATGCCTTTTCCAGCACTCAATTCACACACGCTAAGCCATGTGCGCTACACACCGCATGCAAGTTGGTGTGATAAACTAAACATCAATGCTTATGATACGCTTGCTACATATCCCAAAACCTCCAACTTTCCTTATATGCTAGCAGATGCAAAACGTTATATGCCTATTGTAGGTTCTTTGGAATATCAAGATTCTCTTTTTGAAGTAAAAATTGTGCGAATGCAAAATGAATCTGATGATGGCAGACCCATTATTTTTACTAAAGATTATGGTTTTAAAAATTTTTCAAACATACTTGGGGGTAAAATAGACAATATTTATGATATTCTACAGAGTGTAGATTCGTACTTGAGTGCGGTGCATTTTTCATAA
- a CDS encoding Gfo/Idh/MocA family oxidoreductase, with product MQKLDSTAPFPSVLIGKGYWGSVLTRYIKESPYFHLSKIFGSEFQIQLLPKDCKCAFVATPLDSHFKLCEELLLRGVHIFVEKPTCRNLAEFEYLHSLSTRNNAILYTDYPYTLSPSIRHIKTLLLKHLHLAQFPLKFQAKITQYGKFYENEGALEVLGVHWLSVFALFFKETIPFEITAQASSSYPLSVYVKARAKFLESLSLDAQFKEKDFPIDLELTCSLECKEKARTLEISASNFSIYFDMLNAPKITFKIESKETQYFDFDETNTLAFCVQDFACAIKDKKHSTRLLTLHKRVIRFLESYVISLKSPPVSESASQTRKKVHYEI from the coding sequence ATGCAAAAGTTAGATTCTACTGCTCCATTTCCTAGCGTGCTTATAGGCAAGGGGTATTGGGGGAGTGTTTTAACGCGCTATATTAAGGAAAGTCCATATTTTCATTTATCAAAAATCTTTGGTAGTGAGTTTCAAATACAGCTTTTGCCAAAGGATTGCAAATGTGCGTTTGTAGCCACACCCTTAGATTCTCATTTTAAATTATGCGAAGAGCTTTTATTAAGAGGTGTTCATATTTTTGTTGAAAAGCCAACTTGCAGGAATCTAGCAGAGTTTGAGTATTTACATTCATTAAGCACGCGAAATAATGCCATACTCTACACCGACTATCCTTACACGCTTTCCCCATCAATAAGACACATAAAAACACTTCTTTTGAAGCATTTACACTTAGCGCAATTCCCTTTAAAATTTCAAGCAAAAATCACGCAATATGGTAAATTTTATGAAAATGAAGGCGCGCTTGAAGTGCTTGGCGTGCATTGGTTGAGCGTATTTGCTTTGTTTTTCAAAGAAACTATACCTTTTGAAATAACCGCACAAGCTTCATCATCTTATCCACTAAGTGTTTATGTAAAAGCCCGCGCAAAATTTTTAGAATCTCTTTCTTTAGATGCTCAATTTAAGGAGAAAGATTTTCCCATAGATTTGGAACTTACCTGCTCTCTTGAATGCAAAGAAAAAGCACGCACGCTAGAAATTTCTGCATCAAATTTTTCAATTTATTTCGATATGCTAAATGCTCCAAAAATTACTTTTAAAATAGAATCTAAAGAAACACAATATTTTGATTTTGATGAGACAAACACTCTCGCATTTTGCGTGCAGGATTTTGCTTGCGCTATTAAAGATAAAAAACATTCAACAAGGCTTTTAACCCTTCATAAACGTGTTATAAGATTCTTAGAATCCTACGTTATATCCCTAAAATCACCACCTGTATCAGAATCTGCCTCTCAAACCAGAAAAAAGGTGCATTATGAAATATGA
- a CDS encoding glycosyltransferase, giving the protein MKCLNIVLPVLNEEVVLESSINKIERFLQNAKIPYILTIADNGSTDSTKQIAQKLCLKSSFVEYLKVSQIGVGLAFREAILHNAKRAESAGSKDMFCEFIGYMDIDLSTDITHLIEVYERLTRGESIVVGSRLLKDSQVNGRSLKRTFTSRVLNIIMHLVLGARFNDCMCGFKFYQAPIAQHLVENCYKDNGWFYCAQMLMVAQYSNITITQIPIKWEDDSNSKVKIMRLSCEYLKQISRLFIYRIRGKLVCKS; this is encoded by the coding sequence ATGAAATGTCTAAATATTGTGTTGCCTGTATTAAATGAAGAGGTAGTTTTAGAATCTAGCATTAACAAGATTGAAAGATTCTTGCAAAATGCAAAAATACCCTATATTCTTACCATTGCTGATAATGGCAGCACAGATTCTACTAAGCAAATTGCACAAAAATTATGCCTAAAAAGCTCTTTTGTAGAGTATTTGAAGGTTTCTCAAATTGGCGTGGGGCTAGCTTTTAGAGAGGCAATTTTGCATAATGCAAAACGTGCAGAATCTGCAGGCAGTAAGGATATGTTTTGTGAATTTATAGGCTATATGGATATTGATTTATCTACTGATATTACACATTTGATTGAAGTTTATGAAAGGCTTACGCGAGGAGAAAGTATCGTTGTGGGCTCAAGGTTGCTTAAAGATTCTCAAGTAAATGGACGCAGCTTGAAGCGCACTTTTACTTCACGCGTGCTAAATATCATTATGCACCTTGTGTTAGGGGCGCGTTTTAATGATTGTATGTGTGGATTTAAATTTTATCAAGCACCCATTGCGCAACATTTGGTTGAAAACTGCTACAAGGATAATGGCTGGTTTTACTGCGCTCAAATGCTAATGGTGGCGCAATACAGCAACATAACTATCACTCAAATCCCCATAAAATGGGAAGATGATAGCAATTCAAAAGTAAAAATTATGCGCCTAAGTTGTGAGTATCTCAAGCAAATAAGCCGACTTTTTATTTATAGAATCCGTGGAAAATTAGTATGCAAAAGTTAG
- a CDS encoding DUF5408 family protein: MPHEEDVRAIAKRAVKIALFCVGLVVLFSIVNIYVLLVQVDSTAGISHRVIEVEKKLEKLE; this comes from the coding sequence ATGCCACACGAAGAAGATGTAAGGGCAATTGCTAAGCGCGCGGTAAAAATCGCACTTTTTTGCGTAGGGCTGGTGGTGCTTTTTAGTATTGTAAATATCTATGTGTTGCTTGTGCAGGTGGATTCCACAGCGGGCATCAGCCACCGCGTTATCGAAGTGGAAAAAAAGCTTGAAAAGCTAGAATAA
- a CDS encoding metal ABC transporter solute-binding protein, Zn/Mn family has protein sequence MRKSLFCCFFVLCLVSNAFATPRQLRIMVSIAPQSYLVEKIAKERAKVSILIPQNLAPESYEPRPEQMKEIKDMRLFVGIGMPYEKKWQNRFKQVNPRMRVINSASAIPQNMFIENDNHIWLSPKLLKLQAKEIFYAIASIDLHNKKFYKENYEMLLKELDDLDSEIKAIFAKGDSKKVFVVAHSCLKYFARDYGLQELALDFKSAEKAKQLSEVKTQTKDSQIHTIFIQPQYPKKQAQALSYELKAQIKELNVLSADIKEMLLKIAHTIAEQEN, from the coding sequence ATGAGAAAAAGTCTTTTTTGTTGTTTTTTTGTGTTGTGTCTTGTCTCAAATGCGTTTGCTACACCAAGGCAATTGCGCATAATGGTAAGCATCGCGCCACAAAGCTATTTAGTGGAAAAAATCGCAAAAGAACGCGCAAAAGTGAGTATTCTAATCCCCCAGAATCTCGCACCAGAATCCTACGAACCGCGTCCAGAGCAAATGAAAGAAATCAAAGATATGCGCCTTTTTGTTGGTATTGGTATGCCTTATGAAAAAAAATGGCAAAACCGCTTCAAGCAGGTAAATCCTAGAATGCGCGTCATCAATAGCGCAAGCGCAATCCCTCAAAATATGTTTATTGAAAACGACAATCACATATGGCTTTCACCAAAGCTTTTAAAACTGCAAGCAAAAGAGATTTTTTACGCCATTGCAAGCATTGATTTGCATAACAAAAAATTTTATAAGGAAAACTATGAAATGTTGCTAAAAGAGCTTGATGACTTAGATTCTGAAATTAAGGCGATTTTTGCAAAAGGGGATTCTAAAAAAGTCTTTGTGGTGGCGCATTCTTGCTTGAAATATTTTGCGCGCGATTATGGGTTGCAGGAGTTAGCGCTTGATTTTAAAAGTGCGGAAAAAGCAAAGCAACTAAGCGAGGTAAAAACACAAACAAAGGATTCTCAAATCCACACAATTTTTATCCAACCACAATACCCAAAAAAGCAAGCACAAGCACTAAGCTATGAGCTTAAAGCGCAAATTAAAGAGCTTAATGTATTGAGCGCGGATATTAAAGAAATGCTTTTAAAAATTGCGCATACAATTGCAGAGCAAGAAAATTAA
- a CDS encoding SH3 domain-containing C40 family peptidase encodes MCKNFWALGVFIALFLGACSHTKVQVTPKDLSTYPQNANYYLEQTSLNFTLPTLNPEELKKLKNDYLSKFFSPWSEEPNEDVDSVFWVRYGMLQNKGYGENTKPYTLQEAQSLLDSMQLESYPSAKIKAIITKTTSVRAVPTIMPKFSKKDGYPFDRWQNSLIFAGTPVLITHFDTSARFAHIQSSFVYGWVELSDIGFVGAKDSATIQKFSDYITPNRDNITIKDIKGNFYTTARLGQVFALNPNFKNAQEYEIYIYMRTESATAKITTARVSKQDFIPFPNTLDSSLVADFLTQLMGKKYGWGGMYEERDCSALVRDIFAHNGIFLPRNSKAQALYASNAIDLSKMSAKKKEKFIIENATPFYTILWLQGHIMIYLGAIEGRAIVAHSAWSVTSGKKYENLLGGVVVSSLYVGDEKNGIFSRSKTLLERVGAMSDMRVLSEKILQSK; translated from the coding sequence ATGTGCAAGAATTTTTGGGCGTTAGGTGTTTTTATAGCGCTTTTTTTGGGCGCGTGCTCGCATACAAAAGTGCAGGTAACACCAAAAGATCTAAGCACCTATCCGCAAAATGCTAACTACTACCTAGAGCAGACGAGCTTGAACTTCACCCTGCCAACTTTGAATCCCGAAGAGTTAAAAAAGTTAAAAAATGATTATCTAAGCAAGTTTTTTTCCCCGTGGAGCGAAGAGCCAAATGAAGATGTAGATTCTGTATTTTGGGTGCGCTATGGTATGCTTCAAAACAAAGGCTATGGGGAAAATACCAAGCCCTACACATTGCAAGAAGCACAAAGCCTTCTAGATTCTATGCAGTTAGAATCTTACCCATCAGCTAAAATTAAAGCCATTATCACAAAAACTACAAGTGTGCGTGCTGTGCCTACAATTATGCCAAAATTTTCAAAAAAAGATGGCTACCCTTTTGATAGGTGGCAAAACTCACTTATCTTTGCTGGCACGCCCGTGCTTATCACACATTTTGACACAAGCGCACGCTTTGCGCACATACAATCAAGCTTCGTGTATGGCTGGGTGGAGCTAAGCGACATAGGCTTTGTGGGGGCAAAAGATAGTGCAACAATCCAAAAATTTAGCGATTATATTACACCAAATAGAGATAATATCACTATTAAAGATATTAAGGGGAATTTTTATACCACTGCACGTTTGGGGCAGGTTTTTGCACTCAATCCAAACTTCAAAAACGCGCAAGAGTATGAAATCTATATCTATATGCGCACAGAATCCGCAACTGCTAAAATCACCACCGCACGTGTGAGCAAGCAGGATTTTATCCCCTTCCCAAATACGCTAGATTCTAGCTTAGTGGCGGATTTTCTCACACAATTAATGGGGAAAAAATACGGCTGGGGCGGAATGTATGAGGAAAGGGATTGTTCGGCGTTGGTACGCGATATTTTTGCGCATAATGGAATCTTTTTACCACGAAATTCTAAAGCTCAAGCGTTATACGCAAGCAATGCGATAGATTTAAGCAAAATGAGCGCAAAGAAAAAAGAAAAGTTTATTATCGAAAATGCCACGCCTTTTTATACGATTTTGTGGCTTCAGGGGCATATAATGATTTATCTAGGCGCAATTGAAGGTAGGGCAATAGTCGCTCACAGCGCGTGGAGCGTAACTAGTGGCAAAAAATATGAGAACTTGCTTGGTGGCGTCGTGGTAAGCAGCCTGTATGTTGGAGATGAAAAAAATGGTATTTTCTCACGCAGCAAAACACTTCTTGAACGCGTAGGTGCAATGTCTGATATGCGAGTTTTGAGTGAGAAAATCTTACAAAGCAAATAA
- a CDS encoding arsenate reductase family protein, translating to MIKLYGIKNCGSVAKARALLDSKNIAYEFIDFKKTPPTLQNIHSWLEKSSMQILLNTKSTTYKKLGLKEKNLGEEQKIQVMLENPSLIKRPVIEVTHSSLVVGFDESAILSALKSL from the coding sequence ATGATAAAGCTTTATGGGATTAAGAATTGTGGGAGTGTGGCAAAAGCGCGTGCTTTGCTAGATTCTAAAAATATTGCGTATGAGTTTATTGATTTTAAAAAAACACCCCCAACCTTGCAGAATATCCATTCTTGGCTTGAAAAATCAAGTATGCAAATACTGCTAAACACCAAAAGCACGACTTACAAAAAACTTGGATTGAAGGAAAAAAATCTCGGTGAGGAGCAAAAAATCCAAGTAATGCTTGAAAATCCAAGCCTCATAAAACGACCAGTGATAGAGGTTACGCATTCTAGCCTTGTAGTGGGATTTGATGAAAGCGCAATTCTATCTGCTCTAAAATCTCTCTAA